In Micromonospora sp. WMMD980, the following are encoded in one genomic region:
- a CDS encoding acyl-CoA desaturase: MTVIQKKADNPIAHLSAEDIEIIGKELDAIRDRVIADRGERDARYIRKVIKTQRTLEISSRAVLLFSLFPPAWIVGTAGLSIAKILDNMEIGHNVLHGQWDWMRDPKIHSTTWDWDHVSPADQWKQSHNELHHRYTNVVGKDNDLGYGIMRVDEDQPWHPMHLGQPVWNLLNAAFFEYGIAAYDMELGDHLKQKRLKDPTFRAKAKAVGRKIRRQVLKDYVVHPLLSGPSFLSTLAATFTANLIRNVWSHSVIMCGHFPNGVETFEKTSIEGETRGEWYLRQMLGSANISGPRLLHIMTGNLSFQIEHHLFPDLPSNRYQEIAPQVRALFDRYGLRYTTGPLPKQVASAWWKVIRLSLPNRRDRRQPVAPGPLVPSGAA, encoded by the coding sequence GTGACCGTGATCCAGAAGAAGGCCGACAACCCGATCGCCCACCTGAGCGCCGAGGACATCGAGATCATCGGCAAGGAGCTGGACGCGATCCGGGACCGGGTGATCGCCGACCGGGGGGAGCGGGACGCCCGCTACATCCGCAAGGTGATCAAGACCCAGCGGACGCTGGAGATCAGCAGTCGCGCGGTGCTGCTGTTCTCGCTGTTCCCGCCGGCCTGGATCGTCGGCACGGCCGGCCTGTCGATCGCCAAGATCCTCGACAACATGGAGATCGGGCACAACGTCCTGCACGGTCAGTGGGACTGGATGCGTGACCCGAAGATCCACTCCACCACCTGGGACTGGGACCACGTCTCCCCGGCGGACCAGTGGAAGCAGTCGCACAACGAGCTGCACCACCGCTACACCAACGTGGTCGGCAAGGACAACGACCTCGGGTACGGGATCATGCGCGTCGACGAGGACCAGCCGTGGCACCCGATGCACCTGGGCCAGCCGGTGTGGAACCTGCTCAACGCCGCCTTCTTCGAGTACGGCATCGCCGCCTACGACATGGAGCTGGGCGACCACCTCAAGCAGAAGCGGCTCAAGGACCCGACGTTCCGGGCCAAGGCGAAGGCGGTCGGCCGCAAGATCCGCCGCCAGGTGCTCAAGGACTATGTGGTCCACCCGCTGCTCTCCGGCCCGTCGTTCCTGTCCACGCTCGCCGCCACGTTCACCGCCAACCTGATCCGCAACGTGTGGAGCCACTCGGTGATCATGTGCGGGCACTTCCCGAACGGCGTGGAGACGTTCGAGAAGACCTCCATCGAGGGCGAGACGCGCGGCGAGTGGTACCTGCGGCAGATGCTCGGCTCGGCCAACATCAGCGGCCCCCGCCTGCTGCACATCATGACCGGGAACCTGTCCTTCCAGATCGAGCACCACCTCTTCCCCGACCTGCCGAGCAACCGCTACCAGGAGATCGCCCCGCAGGTCCGGGCGCTGTTCGACAGGTACGGGCTGCGCTACACCACCGGCCCGCTGCCCAAGCAGGTCGCCTCCGCCTGGTGGAAGGTCATCCGCCTGTCGCTGCCCAACCGCCGGGACCGCCGGCAGCCGGTCGCGCCGGGCCCGCTGGTCCCCTCCGGCGCCGCCTGA
- a CDS encoding ferredoxin reductase, whose translation MTTTAPRRSQKVSFRDRLLRLAGTVTTPLLPDDYLDMVAPLRAGAPLRGRIVAVRPETRDAATLVIQPGRSWLGHLPGQYVRLGVDVDGVRQWRAYSLTSPPGAADGRIAVTVKAIPDGKVSNHLVRRIRPGTIVQLDQAQGEFVLPTATPERVLFLTAGSGITPVMGMLRAGLTERADVVLVHSAPTRDDVIFGAELRALAERGAVRLVERHTDTSGLLDVTELDDLVPDHAQRHTWACGPLGLLDAAEAHWAARGADDLLHTERFRPTVITPGDGGTVTFTGAGVTVEADGATTLLDAGESAGVLMPSGCRMGICYGCVVPLRQGAVRDLRNGDVTTAVPGDGVRIQTCVSAAAGTCDIEL comes from the coding sequence ATGACCACAACTGCGCCCCGCCGCTCCCAGAAGGTCTCCTTCCGGGACAGGCTGCTGCGGCTGGCCGGCACGGTCACCACCCCGCTGCTGCCGGACGACTATCTCGACATGGTCGCGCCGCTGCGCGCGGGTGCCCCGCTGCGCGGGCGGATCGTCGCCGTCCGCCCGGAGACCCGGGACGCGGCGACGCTGGTGATCCAACCGGGGCGCAGCTGGTTGGGCCACCTGCCGGGGCAGTACGTGCGCCTGGGGGTGGACGTCGACGGGGTACGCCAGTGGCGCGCGTACTCGCTCACCTCGCCGCCGGGCGCGGCGGACGGCCGGATCGCGGTGACCGTGAAGGCGATCCCGGACGGCAAGGTCAGCAACCACCTGGTCCGCCGGATCCGACCCGGCACGATCGTCCAGCTCGACCAGGCCCAGGGCGAATTCGTGCTGCCCACGGCCACCCCTGAGCGGGTCCTCTTCCTGACCGCCGGCAGCGGCATCACCCCGGTCATGGGGATGCTGCGCGCCGGGCTCACCGAACGCGCCGACGTGGTGCTCGTGCACTCGGCGCCCACCCGCGACGACGTCATCTTCGGCGCGGAGCTGCGGGCGCTGGCCGAGCGCGGCGCGGTACGCCTGGTCGAGCGGCACACCGACACCTCCGGCCTGCTCGACGTGACCGAGCTGGACGACCTCGTACCCGACCACGCGCAGCGGCACACCTGGGCGTGCGGGCCGCTCGGACTGCTCGACGCCGCCGAGGCGCACTGGGCGGCCCGGGGCGCGGACGATCTGCTGCACACCGAGCGGTTCCGTCCTACGGTGATTACGCCGGGCGACGGCGGCACGGTGACCTTCACCGGGGCGGGGGTGACCGTCGAGGCCGACGGCGCCACCACCCTGCTCGACGCGGGGGAGAGCGCGGGGGTGCTCATGCCCTCGGGCTGCCGGATGGGGATCTGTTACGGCTGCGTCGTGCCGCTGCGCCAGGGCGCGGTACGCGACCTGCGCAACGGCGACGTGACCACGGCCGTGCCGGGTGACGGCGTACGGATCCAGACCTGCGTCTCGGCGGCCGCCGGTACCTGCGACATCGAACTCTGA
- a CDS encoding helix-turn-helix domain-containing protein encodes MSQQAGTGQRAAHLDLDAEMAAMLRDQLSVVAARTVTAITAEVPDYSGALTGAMREKIENAVRIALGTFLQLIEGTQAFDPSTPLAPALEAAYALGSGEARSGRSMDALLAAYRVGARVAWREVSTTTVRSGLAAETVAEFAELMFAYIDELSAASVAGHADELASAGRVRRRDLERLTRQLLAGEPEESLRRSAERADWPPPQTLTVVLLPRRHLRAVLALLGRQTLESGEDLPGMRPAEEMAVLLVPDAHGGRRRQLVRLLHGHRAVLGPARPWHRVAASYQRAARALALGLGEPDAGPVDTERHLATLLLSMDPEALADLRTQALAPLAALPPATAHRLAETLRSWLLHQGRRDDVATDLFVHPQTVRYRMGKLRELFGERLHDPATVLDLTIALAVPPEQGGAPA; translated from the coding sequence ATGTCGCAGCAGGCCGGGACCGGGCAGCGCGCCGCCCATCTCGATCTCGACGCCGAGATGGCGGCGATGCTGCGCGACCAGCTATCGGTCGTCGCGGCGCGCACGGTCACCGCGATCACCGCCGAGGTGCCGGACTACTCCGGCGCGCTCACCGGCGCCATGCGCGAGAAGATCGAAAACGCGGTACGCATCGCGCTGGGCACGTTCCTCCAGCTCATCGAGGGTACCCAGGCATTCGACCCGAGCACTCCCCTGGCCCCCGCGCTGGAGGCCGCGTACGCGCTGGGCAGCGGCGAGGCCCGCTCCGGGCGGAGCATGGACGCGCTGCTGGCCGCGTACCGGGTGGGTGCCCGGGTGGCCTGGCGGGAGGTCTCCACCACCACGGTACGCAGCGGGCTGGCCGCCGAGACGGTGGCCGAGTTCGCCGAGCTGATGTTCGCGTACATCGACGAGTTGTCCGCGGCCAGCGTGGCCGGGCACGCCGACGAACTGGCCAGCGCCGGCCGGGTGCGCCGCCGGGACCTGGAGCGGCTCACCCGGCAGTTGCTCGCCGGCGAGCCGGAGGAGTCGTTGCGCCGCAGCGCGGAGCGGGCCGACTGGCCGCCGCCGCAGACGCTGACCGTGGTGCTGCTGCCCCGCCGGCACCTGCGGGCGGTGCTCGCCCTGCTCGGTCGGCAGACGCTGGAGAGCGGCGAGGACCTGCCCGGCATGCGTCCGGCCGAGGAGATGGCGGTCCTGCTGGTCCCGGACGCGCACGGCGGCCGGCGCCGGCAACTCGTCCGCCTGCTGCACGGGCACCGGGCGGTGCTCGGCCCGGCCCGCCCCTGGCACCGGGTCGCCGCCTCCTACCAGCGGGCCGCCCGGGCCCTCGCGCTCGGCCTCGGCGAACCCGACGCCGGGCCGGTCGACACCGAACGACACCTGGCCACCCTGCTGCTGAGCATGGACCCGGAGGCACTGGCCGACCTGCGCACCCAGGCCCTCGCGCCGCTCGCCGCGCTGCCCCCGGCCACCGCGCACCGGCTCGCCGAGACGCTGCGGTCGTGGCTGCTGCACCAGGGGCGCCGCGACGACGTGGCGACCGACCTGTTCGTGCACCCGCAGACCGTGCGCTACCGGATGGGCAAGCTGCGGGAGCTGTTCGGCGAGCGCCTGCACGACCCCGCCACCGTCCTGGACCTCACCATCGCCCTCGCCGTCCCACCCGAGCAAGGAGGGGCCCCCGCTTAA
- a CDS encoding nitroreductase yields MDRSAIRTEQTPAVRVLEAAARQSLHAPSVFNTQPWRWRVDADTLELRADPGRQLAHTDPDGRLLTLSCGAALHHARVSLAAAGWAVTVERLPDPADPTLLARLRATGPTALDVPALRLVEAIPRRRTDRRAYGDRPVPEWLLTRLTEAVEAQGAHLHVVRPDQMPMLAVSTGRAADAELADPAYREELRRWTNRPAGSGDGVPTTAAVRPAPRRVPLRDHAPGGAAGLAAGADFDRGAAYLILFGDGDEPAAWLRGGEALSALLLTATAEGLAGAPLSDAIELAWPRRMMRDLLAGLGDPYLVVRVGWGPDEDLPPAPRRAPAEVIEVVAPPE; encoded by the coding sequence ATGGACCGGTCAGCGATCCGCACGGAGCAGACCCCGGCGGTCCGGGTGCTGGAGGCGGCGGCCCGGCAGTCCCTGCACGCCCCCTCGGTGTTCAACACCCAGCCCTGGCGCTGGCGGGTCGACGCGGACACGCTTGAGCTGCGTGCCGACCCGGGCCGGCAGCTCGCGCACACCGACCCCGACGGCCGGCTGCTGACCCTGAGCTGCGGCGCTGCCCTGCACCACGCCCGCGTGTCACTCGCCGCCGCGGGCTGGGCGGTCACCGTCGAGCGGCTGCCCGACCCGGCCGACCCGACGCTGCTGGCCCGGCTGCGCGCGACCGGCCCGACCGCGCTGGACGTGCCGGCGCTGCGGCTCGTCGAGGCGATCCCGCGCCGCCGGACCGACCGACGCGCCTACGGCGACCGGCCCGTCCCCGAGTGGCTGCTGACCCGGCTCACCGAGGCCGTCGAGGCGCAGGGCGCGCACCTGCACGTGGTCCGGCCGGACCAGATGCCGATGCTGGCCGTGTCCACCGGTCGCGCCGCCGACGCCGAGCTGGCCGACCCGGCGTACCGGGAGGAGTTGCGCCGCTGGACGAACCGCCCGGCGGGCAGCGGCGACGGCGTGCCCACGACCGCCGCGGTCCGGCCCGCGCCACGGCGCGTCCCGCTGCGCGACCACGCGCCCGGCGGGGCGGCCGGGCTGGCCGCCGGCGCGGACTTCGACCGCGGCGCGGCGTACCTGATCCTGTTCGGTGACGGCGACGAACCGGCGGCGTGGCTGCGCGGCGGGGAGGCGCTGTCGGCGCTGCTGCTCACCGCGACCGCCGAGGGGTTGGCCGGCGCGCCGCTCAGCGACGCGATCGAGCTGGCCTGGCCGCGGCGGATGATGCGCGACCTGCTCGCCGGCCTCGGCGACCCCTATTTGGTGGTGCGCGTCGGCTGGGGCCCGGACGAGGACCTGCCGCCGGCTCCGCGCCGCGCGCCCGCCGAGGTCATCGAGGTGGTGGCCCCGCCGGAGTGA
- a CDS encoding serine/threonine protein kinase: MFELDPADAFVVFGDQDSGCLSYGVRTAGRRWFVKRARTPEARASLTRALGLHAAVRHPAVVRPELVRDGADGPTLVYPWCEGTVLNHATVHGSDRAGLARFQRLPVPEVRAALAVVLDAHLAVDAAGYVAVDLYDGCFLYDFEARRMWLIDLDEYRPGPFVLDSERLPGSRRYLSPEELTRGAVIDGRTTVHALGRTLHHLLDAPSGWRGDGRAAAVVERATRADPGARYASVPDLVGAWRYAWR; the protein is encoded by the coding sequence GTGTTCGAACTGGATCCGGCCGACGCGTTCGTGGTCTTCGGCGACCAGGACTCCGGTTGTCTCTCCTACGGCGTGCGGACGGCGGGCCGGCGCTGGTTCGTCAAGCGGGCCCGGACACCGGAGGCGCGGGCCTCGCTGACCCGGGCCCTCGGCCTGCACGCCGCCGTCCGGCACCCGGCTGTCGTCCGGCCGGAGCTGGTGCGCGACGGCGCCGACGGGCCCACGCTGGTCTACCCGTGGTGCGAGGGGACCGTGCTCAACCACGCCACCGTGCACGGATCGGACCGCGCCGGCCTGGCCCGCTTCCAGCGCCTGCCGGTCCCCGAGGTGCGCGCGGCTCTCGCGGTGGTCCTCGACGCCCACCTGGCCGTCGACGCCGCCGGTTACGTCGCGGTCGACCTGTACGACGGCTGCTTCCTCTACGACTTCGAGGCGCGCCGAATGTGGCTGATCGACCTGGACGAGTACCGGCCGGGCCCGTTCGTGCTGGACTCCGAGCGGTTGCCCGGTTCCCGCCGCTACCTCTCCCCGGAGGAGCTGACCCGGGGCGCGGTGATCGACGGGCGCACGACGGTGCACGCGTTGGGCCGTACGCTGCACCACCTGCTCGACGCGCCGTCGGGCTGGCGGGGCGACGGACGAGCCGCGGCGGTCGTGGAGCGAGCCACCCGAGCCGACCCGGGCGCGCGGTACGCGTCCGTGCCCGACCTGGTCGGGGCCTGGCGGTACGCCTGGCGCTGA
- a CDS encoding aminotransferase class I/II-fold pyridoxal phosphate-dependent enzyme: MNGNNDAPARSRPRPAPHGAELERQLALHGGRPVRRTPWPTYDKGAVFVHAEDEDAAIRAIRSHLYFRYDHRPQNETECGRFEDELCHYFGTRHALAVSSGTAALALALMGAGVPPGSLVACPGFTFVATPSAIVLAGCRPFLVEVDDDLRMDLDDLRRRWRPDIRAVMVVHMRGFAADVEALAAFAAEMGVPLIEDAVPALGAELNGRKLGTFGAAGAFSTQSDKALNCGEGGFLVTDDSTLFARAVALSGAYEGRLRRHFPHGEPSLTGLDLPLLSLRMDEIRAALLRAELTRLPQRLALFHRNYAHVSRALADLPGIAVRRPVAPGAYLGEAFLFRVPGGDASWFARALCAEGIDARNIGADDDLNVRAFWNWRFLYDSADPGEIRATLPRTARLLTETVDVPLSSNLTPDDCDDLVQAVRKVAAARDTALARP; the protein is encoded by the coding sequence GTGAACGGGAACAACGACGCTCCCGCCCGGAGCCGGCCGAGGCCGGCTCCGCACGGCGCTGAGCTGGAAAGACAGCTCGCCCTGCACGGCGGTCGACCGGTCCGGCGCACGCCGTGGCCCACCTACGACAAAGGCGCGGTATTCGTACACGCCGAAGACGAGGACGCCGCAATTCGGGCCATTCGCAGTCATCTCTACTTCCGATACGACCACCGGCCGCAGAACGAAACCGAATGTGGCCGTTTCGAGGACGAACTGTGCCACTATTTCGGCACCCGGCACGCTCTCGCCGTTTCCAGCGGCACCGCCGCGCTCGCCCTCGCCCTGATGGGCGCCGGAGTGCCGCCCGGCTCATTGGTCGCCTGCCCCGGATTCACTTTCGTCGCCACTCCGAGCGCCATTGTGCTGGCCGGCTGCCGGCCATTTCTGGTGGAGGTCGACGACGACCTGCGGATGGACCTCGACGACCTGCGCCGACGGTGGCGGCCGGACATCCGCGCCGTGATGGTGGTGCACATGCGCGGCTTCGCCGCCGACGTGGAGGCGCTCGCCGCCTTCGCCGCCGAGATGGGCGTGCCGCTGATCGAGGATGCCGTACCGGCGCTCGGCGCCGAACTCAACGGCCGCAAGCTCGGCACGTTCGGCGCCGCGGGGGCGTTCAGCACCCAGTCGGACAAGGCGCTCAACTGCGGTGAGGGCGGCTTCCTGGTCACCGACGACAGCACGCTGTTCGCCCGGGCGGTCGCGCTGTCCGGCGCCTACGAGGGACGGTTGCGGCGGCACTTCCCGCACGGCGAACCGTCGCTCACGGGCCTGGACCTGCCCCTGCTCAGCCTTCGCATGGACGAGATCCGGGCGGCGCTGCTGCGGGCCGAGCTGACCCGGCTGCCGCAGCGGCTGGCGCTGTTCCACCGCAACTACGCGCACGTCTCCCGGGCCCTCGCCGACCTGCCCGGCATCGCCGTGCGGCGGCCGGTCGCGCCCGGGGCGTACCTCGGGGAGGCGTTCCTGTTCCGCGTGCCCGGCGGCGACGCGAGCTGGTTCGCCCGGGCGCTGTGCGCGGAGGGGATCGACGCGCGCAACATCGGTGCGGACGACGACCTGAACGTCCGGGCGTTCTGGAACTGGCGCTTCCTCTACGACAGCGCCGACCCCGGGGAGATCCGCGCGACGCTGCCGCGCACCGCGCGGCTGCTCACCGAGACCGTCGACGTGCCGCTGTCGTCCAACCTCACCCCGGACGACTGCGACGACCTGGTCCAGGCGGTCCGCAAGGTGGCCGCCGCCCGCGACACCGCGCTGGCGCGGCCGTGA
- a CDS encoding MFS transporter produces the protein MTGTDTEEKRLPRRALVGLLGGLFAGYLGLTAVIPVLPGFLRERHDAGDLTVGVVVTVTAVTALLVRPVAGALADRYGHRTVMLTGALVVAAGGLLYLAPLGVPALVAVRLLLGAGEAALFTAGAVWIVQLAPHHRRGQLIGLYGVSMWGGISAGTFLGATVQQAGYPAVWALSAAAPALGAALVALAPTPPRAAPAARGGGLLLRPALLPGVALTFGAAGYAGLAAFVVLHLDARGIGPGVVVLSCFSAVYAGTRLVIGHLPDRLGPRRVAAWCGVGEAVGLLVIAVAPNLPVAVAGSVVMGVGFSLLHPSLALMVMNRADPARQGAAIGAYTSFWDLGLAVWGPATGLVAAGFGYPAVFVAGAAGAAVAAAMALRIGRPVAAAQPLEVRA, from the coding sequence GTGACCGGCACGGACACCGAGGAGAAGCGCCTGCCCCGACGCGCGCTGGTGGGGCTGCTCGGCGGACTGTTCGCCGGCTACCTCGGGCTGACCGCGGTCATCCCGGTCCTGCCCGGCTTCCTGCGCGAGCGGCACGACGCCGGTGACCTGACCGTCGGTGTCGTGGTCACCGTGACCGCGGTGACCGCGCTGCTGGTCCGCCCGGTCGCGGGCGCGCTCGCCGACCGGTACGGCCACCGCACCGTGATGCTGACCGGGGCGCTCGTGGTGGCCGCCGGTGGCCTGCTGTACCTGGCGCCGCTGGGCGTGCCGGCACTGGTGGCGGTGCGGCTGCTGCTCGGCGCCGGCGAGGCGGCGCTGTTCACCGCCGGCGCGGTGTGGATCGTCCAGCTCGCCCCGCACCACCGGCGCGGCCAGCTCATCGGCCTGTACGGGGTGAGCATGTGGGGCGGCATCTCCGCCGGCACGTTCCTCGGCGCCACCGTGCAGCAGGCCGGATACCCGGCGGTGTGGGCGCTCAGCGCCGCCGCCCCGGCCCTCGGCGCCGCGCTCGTCGCGCTGGCGCCGACGCCGCCGCGTGCCGCGCCGGCGGCCCGGGGCGGCGGCCTGTTGCTGCGTCCCGCGTTGCTGCCCGGCGTGGCGCTGACGTTCGGCGCGGCCGGATACGCCGGACTGGCCGCGTTCGTGGTGCTGCACCTGGACGCGCGTGGCATCGGCCCCGGCGTGGTGGTGCTGAGCTGCTTCAGCGCGGTCTACGCCGGCACCCGACTGGTCATCGGTCACCTGCCCGACCGGCTCGGCCCCCGCCGGGTGGCCGCCTGGTGCGGAGTGGGCGAGGCGGTCGGCCTGCTGGTCATCGCGGTCGCCCCGAACCTCCCGGTCGCGGTCGCCGGCAGCGTGGTGATGGGGGTCGGATTCTCGCTGCTGCACCCGTCGCTGGCGCTGATGGTGATGAACCGCGCCGACCCGGCGCGGCAGGGCGCGGCGATCGGGGCGTACACCTCGTTCTGGGATCTCGGGCTGGCGGTGTGGGGGCCTGCGACCGGTCTGGTCGCCGCCGGGTTCGGCTACCCGGCGGTGTTCGTGGCCGGCGCGGCCGGCGCGGCGGTGGCCGCCGCGATGGCGCTGCGCATCGGCCGGCCCGTCGCCGCCGCACAACCCCTGGAGGTACGCGCGTGA
- a CDS encoding sulfotransferase, protein MSAPVAVLSVTGWCRNGSTIIGNVLGETPGVVHVGELHFLWKNSTGRGVNDRCGCGESLTTCPLWSAVLPVGRPAGMSADAHAAEVIRRQRARLRTRHTWRVLRRGADHPDARAHAELLGAVYREVAARTGTRVIVDSTKIPGESALLPHVPGVEPYWLHLVRDPRAVAHSWREPKDYVYAMSAARSTAYWHGFNRASAAINRRHPGRSTFLRYEDFTADPAGTVDALLRLVGVDPAGNPVRGRGVELRGNHTVTGNPDRFRTGATIIRGTDDGWRQTLTGRQRLAVAALAWPLSARYGYRPGGGPAGTHPGAAARVGETKG, encoded by the coding sequence GTGAGTGCGCCCGTGGCCGTGCTCAGCGTCACCGGCTGGTGTCGCAACGGCAGCACCATCATCGGCAACGTCCTCGGCGAGACCCCCGGCGTGGTCCACGTCGGCGAGCTGCACTTCCTGTGGAAGAACTCCACCGGTCGAGGCGTCAACGACAGGTGCGGCTGCGGCGAGTCGCTGACCACCTGCCCGCTGTGGTCGGCGGTGCTGCCGGTCGGCCGCCCGGCCGGGATGTCCGCCGACGCGCACGCCGCCGAGGTGATCCGGCGACAACGCGCCCGGCTGCGGACCCGGCACACCTGGCGGGTGCTGCGCCGGGGCGCGGACCACCCGGACGCCCGCGCGCACGCCGAGCTGCTCGGCGCGGTCTACCGGGAGGTCGCCGCGCGCACCGGCACCCGGGTGATCGTGGACAGCACCAAGATCCCGGGTGAGTCGGCGTTGCTGCCGCACGTGCCCGGCGTCGAGCCGTACTGGCTGCACCTGGTCCGCGACCCGCGCGCGGTGGCGCACTCCTGGCGGGAACCGAAGGACTACGTGTACGCCATGTCGGCGGCGCGCAGCACCGCCTACTGGCACGGCTTCAACCGGGCCTCGGCGGCGATCAACCGTCGGCACCCCGGACGGTCGACGTTCCTGCGCTACGAGGACTTCACCGCCGACCCGGCCGGCACGGTCGACGCCCTGCTGCGGCTGGTCGGAGTCGACCCGGCCGGCAACCCGGTCCGGGGCCGCGGCGTCGAGCTGCGCGGCAACCACACGGTGACCGGCAACCCGGACCGGTTCCGCACCGGCGCCACGATCATCCGGGGCACCGACGACGGGTGGCGGCAGACGCTGACCGGCCGGCAGCGCCTCGCCGTGGCGGCGCTGGCCTGGCCGCTGTCCGCCCGCTACGGCTACCGGCCCGGCGGCGGACCGGCCGGTACGCACCCCGGCGCGGCGGCCCGCGTCGGTGAGACGAAGGGGTGA
- a CDS encoding SDR family oxidoreductase: protein MTDVDLGLKGRVALVAGGTSGIGLACAKEFAAEGAHVAVCGRDPDRLAAAEREVAAVATGRVSADRVDVTDTRAAARWVDRVAAGLGGADVLLVSGGSPPIGTATAFDVDDYRAAVDRVLLPAVALSLAAVPHMRAAGRGRLLLVASETACVPIGPLVLSGVTRAALVRFAQGLAVDVGRDGITVNVLAPGGVRTPPMERAAARLAGDDGDVAARLAAMGHHSAVGRLARPEEVAAVAAFLAGERASYVTAGVHLIDGGAAATGPDLPHLTGVRKDTYA from the coding sequence GTGACGGACGTGGATCTGGGGCTCAAGGGTCGGGTGGCGCTGGTGGCCGGCGGCACCAGCGGGATCGGGCTGGCCTGCGCGAAGGAGTTCGCCGCCGAGGGCGCACACGTGGCCGTCTGCGGGCGCGACCCGGATCGCCTCGCCGCGGCCGAACGGGAGGTGGCCGCGGTGGCGACCGGTCGGGTCAGCGCCGACCGGGTGGACGTCACCGACACCCGCGCCGCCGCCCGCTGGGTGGACCGCGTCGCCGCCGGACTCGGCGGGGCGGACGTGCTGCTGGTCAGCGGCGGCAGCCCGCCGATCGGCACCGCCACCGCCTTCGACGTCGACGACTACCGGGCCGCCGTCGACCGGGTGCTGCTGCCGGCGGTCGCGCTGTCGCTGGCCGCGGTGCCGCACATGCGCGCCGCCGGCCGGGGCCGGCTGCTGCTGGTCGCCTCCGAGACCGCCTGCGTGCCGATCGGCCCGCTGGTGCTGTCCGGGGTGACCCGGGCCGCGCTGGTCCGCTTCGCCCAGGGACTCGCCGTGGACGTGGGCCGCGACGGCATCACCGTGAACGTGCTCGCGCCCGGCGGGGTGCGTACCCCGCCGATGGAACGCGCGGCGGCCCGGCTGGCCGGCGACGACGGCGACGTGGCGGCCCGGCTCGCCGCGATGGGCCATCACAGCGCCGTCGGCCGGTTGGCCCGCCCGGAAGAGGTGGCCGCGGTGGCCGCGTTCCTGGCCGGCGAGCGGGCGTCGTACGTGACCGCCGGCGTGCACCTGATCGACGGCGGCGCCGCCGCGACCGGCCCCGACCTGCCGCACCTGACCGGGGTCCGCAAGGACACCTACGCCTGA
- a CDS encoding class I SAM-dependent methyltransferase, whose protein sequence is MSTTSQFTERDVSEFFDQTTQTYLSFWDSEGVLHTGYFAGDDDADYHAAADRTSDILADDAGIDASSNVLDVGCGCGNFLLRLAARTGCRGEGLDLSIERIRFAEQRRAERGAGLDVTFRHGSATALPYADGTFTHVVSQDALFLVPEKPRSHAEMFRVLAPGGVLAVSDFLQPTERIGEAARRHVYDRVRWNGGYSLDGYREALTDAGFVDVVARSLDTHIRQTYLVLGRTARERAATTTDEAARTWIGNFADSCDEIQAAIDRGEFGWGMFVARKPA, encoded by the coding sequence ATGTCCACGACCAGCCAGTTCACCGAGCGGGACGTCTCCGAGTTCTTCGACCAGACCACGCAGACGTACCTCAGCTTCTGGGACAGCGAGGGCGTGCTGCACACCGGCTACTTCGCCGGCGACGACGACGCCGACTACCACGCGGCGGCGGACCGGACCTCGGACATCCTCGCCGACGACGCCGGCATCGACGCCTCGTCTAACGTGCTCGACGTCGGCTGCGGCTGCGGCAACTTCCTGCTGCGACTGGCCGCGCGCACCGGATGCCGGGGCGAGGGCCTGGACCTGAGCATCGAGCGGATCCGGTTCGCCGAGCAGCGGCGCGCCGAGCGCGGCGCCGGGCTGGACGTGACGTTCCGGCACGGCTCGGCCACCGCCCTGCCGTACGCCGACGGCACGTTCACGCACGTGGTCAGCCAGGACGCGTTGTTCCTGGTGCCGGAGAAGCCGCGCAGCCACGCCGAGATGTTCCGGGTGCTCGCCCCCGGCGGCGTGCTGGCCGTCTCCGACTTCCTCCAGCCCACCGAGCGGATCGGCGAGGCGGCCCGCCGGCACGTCTACGACCGGGTGCGGTGGAACGGCGGCTACTCGCTGGACGGCTACCGCGAGGCGTTGACCGACGCGGGGTTCGTGGACGTGGTGGCCCGCAGCCTGGACACGCACATCCGGCAGACGTACCTGGTGCTGGGGCGCACCGCCCGTGAGCGCGCCGCGACCACGACCGACGAGGCGGCGCGGACCTGGATCGGGAACTTCGCCGACTCCTGCGACGAGATCCAGGCGGCCATCGACCGGGGCGAGTTCGGCTGGGGCATGTTCGTCGCCCGCAAGCCGGCCTGA